A single genomic interval of Carassius carassius chromosome 24, fCarCar2.1, whole genome shotgun sequence harbors:
- the LOC132103165 gene encoding chromodomain-helicase-DNA-binding protein 4-like isoform X1, translating into MSGSEDDRDHFGPMRDDDADEPTSEAETPKSKKKKKAKKSRESRSSKRQKLLREDVPVSSPEIMESIRMVEGEEDKEDRVMRSESEGSDYAPSKKKKKRSSSSKERKKGGSVGEKAGGSSGGKSKRKDPEPEEEDDDDDDGQEPKSSSQLLADWGMKDIDYTFTQEDYTSLTNYKAFSQFVRPLIAAKNPKIAVSKMMMVLGAKWREFSTNNPMRGSASANAALAAANVAAAVESMVTRVDRGGAVPMATPTSTAAPAAPPPSQQPPAVPLRKAKTKEGKGPNARRKTKSTPKPQDKKSKAKKVAPLKIKLGNFKRKRSSSGEDDDGESDFDGFSISDGSNSRSSRSKSKKSKSSKKKKMDEDADGYETDHQDYCEVCQQGGEIILCDTCPRAYHMVCLDPDMERAPEGTWSCPHCEKEGIQWEAREESSEGEEENDDGRRDDGGVEEEDDHHIEFCRVCKDGGELLCCDTCPSSYHLHCLNPPLPDIPNGEWICPRCLSAPLKGKVQKVLAWRWGDAPPPMPVPRPAELPADAPDPPPMIGRKEREFFVKWCNMSYWHCSWVQELQLELNCQVMFRNYQRKTDMEEPPNLEMGAEGDEDKSCKRKNKDPFYARIEDKYGRFGVKLEWLFIHRILNHSVDKKNNVHYLIKWRDLPYDQSAWESEDMDIPDYETYKQHYWNHRELMLGEEGRPGKKMKKVKVRKTERPPANPVVDPTMKFDRQPDYLDSTGGTLHPYQLEGLNWLRFSWAQGTDTILADEMGLGKTVQTAVFLYSLYKEGHSKGPFLVSAPLSTIINWEREFEMWAPDMYVVTYVGDKDSRAVIRENEFSFEDNAIRGGKKASKMKKEASVKFHVLLTSYELITIDQAILGSIDWACLVVDEAHRLKNNQSKFFRVLNNYPLQHKLLLTGTPLQNNLEELFHLLNFLTPERFNNLEGFLEEFADIAKEDQIKKLHDMLGPHMLRRLKADVFKHMPSKTELIVRVELSPMQKKYYKYILTRNFEALNTRGGGNQVSLLNVVMDLKKCCNHPYLFPTAANEAPKMPNGMYDGSALTKASGKLMLLFKMLKKLKEGGHRVLIFSQMTKMLDLLEDFLENEGYKYERIDGGVTGGMRQEAIDRFNAPGAPQFVFLLSTRAGGLGINLATADTVIIYDSDWNPHNDIQAFSRAHRIGQNKKVMIYRFVTKASVEERITQVAKKKMMLTHLVVRPGLGSKAGSMSKQELDDILKFGTEQLFKELGEGDNKEEDSSVIHYDDKAIDRLLDRNQDATDDTELQSMNEYLSSFKVAQYVVKDEDEEEEDVDREIIKQEESVDPDYWEKLLRHHYEQQQEDLARHLGKGKRPRKPVNYNDCSQEDRGSRRDWQDDQSDNQSDYSVASEEGDEDFDERSEANSRRPSRKGLRNDKDKPLPPLLARVGGNIEVLGFNARQRKAFLNAVMRYGMPPQDAFTTQWLVRDLRGKSEKEFKAYVSLFMRHLCEPGADGAETFADGVPREGLSRQHILTRIGVMSLIRKKVQEFEHVNGQWSMPWMKELEESKRAAAIAAGEDPKTPSTGTPADTQPNTPIPEDLSKSDDVKELEEKMELDGEKETKGSRQEDEIIEIPDEGEKSPCPAKKEETRDRERETTTPSAEKDGGSIDEENEKDRDKEKSTELKENTSSDVKAETLEATSSVDTSKTKEESEEKTEKMDTSPARDEKKELKDEKDGVKSEVSAKLQNGENVKETSGGGDGVSEEKKKAVKQRFMFNIADGGFTELHSLWQNEERAATVTKKTYEIWHRRHDYWLLAGIIHHGYARWQDVQNDPRFAILNEPFKGEMSRGNFLEIKNKFLARRFKLLEQALVIEEQLRRAAYLNMTEDPSHPSMALNTRFSEVECLAESHQHLSKESMSGNKPANAVLHKVLKQLEELLSDMKADVTRLPATIARIPPVAVRLQMSERSILSRLASRGPEVTQTQGPR; encoded by the exons ATGTCTGGGAGTGAAGACGACAGGGACCATTTTGGACCTATGAGAGATG ATGATGCCGATGAACCAACATCAGAGGCAGAGACTCCCAAatccaaaaagaagaagaaagcaaAGAAAAGCCGTGAAAGCAGGAGCAGCAAACGACAGAAACTTCTCAGAGAG GACGTTCCTGTCAGCTCTCCTGAAATCATGGAATCAATCCGAATGGTAGAAGGTGAGGAAGACAAGGAGGACCGAGTGATGCGATCTGAGAGTGAAGGGAGTGACTATGCAccaagcaagaagaagaaaaagagatcCAGCTCCTCCAAAGAGAGAAAGAAGGGAGGTTCAGTGGGAGAAAAGGCTGGTGGCTCATCTGGAGGAAAAAGCAAACGTAAAGACCCAGAGCCTGAGGAAgaagatgacgatgatgatgatggtcaG GAACCCAAATCTTCCTCTCAGCTGTTAGCAGACTGGGGAATGAAAGACATTGACTACACCTTTACCCAAGAGGACTACACCTCTCTCACCAATTACAAAGCTTTCAGTCAGTTTGTCAG ACCTTTAATAGCTGCTAAGAACCCTAAGATCGCTGTGTCAAAGATGATGATGGTGTTGGGGGCTAAATGGCGAGAGTTCAGCACTAATAATCCCATGCGAGGCTCAGCTAGTGCCAACGCAGCCCTGGCAGCTGCCAATGTAGCTGCTGCTGTGGAGAGTATGGTGACCAGGGTGGACAGAGGAGGGGCTGTTCCCATGGCCACGCCCACATCAACAGCAGCTCCTGCTGCACCACCCCCATCCCAACAGCCCCCAGCGGTCCCCCTGCGAAAAGCCAAGACCAAAGAGGGCAAAG GCCCAAATGCACGTAGAAAGACCAAGTCCACCCCAAAGCCCCAGGACAAAAAGTCTAAAGCGAAGAAAGTGGCTCCACTGAAGATAAAACTGGGCAATTTCAAGAGAAAACGTTCATCT AGCGGTGAGGATGATGATGGTGAGAGCGATTTTGACGGTTTCTCCATAAGTGATGGATCAAACAGTCGGAGCAGCCGCTCCAAGAGTAAAAAATCCAAGAGCtccaagaagaagaaga TGGATGAGGATGCTGATGGCTATGAGACGGATCATCAGGACTACTGTGAGGTGTGTCAGCAGGGTGGCGAGATCATCCTGTGTGACACCTGTCCAAGAGCCTATCACATGGTGTGTCTAGATCCTGACATGGAGAGAGCCCCAGAGGGCACGTGGAGCTGCCCCCACTGC GAGAAGGAGGGAATTCAATGGGAGGCTCGTGAGGAGAGTTCTGAGGGTGAAGAGGAGAACGATGATGGAAGAAGGGATGATGGAGGGGTAGAAGAGGAGGACGATCATCATATAGAGTTTTGTCGGGTGTGTAAGGATGGAGGAGAGCTGCTGTGCTGTGACACATGCCCCTCGTCCTATCACTTGCACTGTCTCAACCCTCCTCTGCCAGACATCCCCAACGGAGAGTGGATCTGCCCACGCTGCCTG AGTGCTCCACTGAAGGGCAAAGTCCAGAAAGTTCTGGCATGGCGCTGGGGTGATGCCCCTCCCCCTATGCCTGTGCCGCGTCCTGCAGAACTTCCAGCCGATGCTCCGGATCCTCCTCCTATGATTGGTCGGAAGGAGAGAGAGTTCTTTGTGAAGTGGTGCAACATGTCTTATTGGCACTGTTCTTGGGTCCAGGAACTACAG TTGGAACTGAACTGTCAGGTAATGTTCCGTAACTACCAGCGGAAGACAGATATGGAGGAGCCCCCCAATCTAGAGATGGGTGCTGAGGGAGACGAGGATAAGAGCTGCAAAAGGAAGAACAAAGATCCCTTTTATGCACGCATAGAGGATAAGTATGGGCGCTTTGGAGTAAAGTTGGAGTGGCTCTTCATCCACCGCATCTTAAACCACAG TGTGGATAAGAAGAATAACGTTCACTATTTGATCAAATGGAGAGATCTGCCATATGATCAGTCAGCCTGGGAGTCTGAAGACATGGACATCCCAGACTATGAGACCTATAAACAACATTACTGGAACCACAG GGAGCTGATGCTTGGAGAAGAGGGCAGACCAGGTAAAAAGATGAAGAAGGTGAAAGTGAGGAAGACAGAGAGGCCTCCTGCTAATCCTGTGGTGGAT CCCACTATGAAGTTTGATAGGCAGCCGGATTATCTGGACTCTACTGGCGGCACGCTTCACCCATACCAGCTTGAGGGACTGAACTGGTTGCGGTTTTCTTGGGCTCAGGGCACAGACACCATCCTGGCTGATGAAATGGGTCTCGGAAAGACGGTTCAGACTGCTGTCTTCCTCTACTCGCTCTACAAAGAG GGTCATTCGAAGGGGCCGTTCCTGGTCAGTGCCCCTCTGTCCACCATCATTAACTGGGAGAGGGAGTTTGAGATGTGGGCCCCAGACATGTATGTGGTCACTTATGTGGGTGATAAAGACAGCAGAGCTGTCATACGAGAAAATGAATTCTCCTTTGAGGACAATGCCATACGCGGTGGAAAGAAGGCCTCCAAAATGAAG AAAGAGGCTTCTGTGAAGTTCCATGTGCTTTTGACATCTTATGAGCTGATCACAATCGATCAAGCCATCCTGGGCTCCATCGACTGGGCTTGTCTTGTAGTAGACGAAGCCCATAGACTGAAAAATAACCAATCAAAG TTCTTTCGTGTGTTGAATAACTACCCTCTTCAGCATAAGCTGTTGTTGACAGGCACACCTTTACAGAACAACTTAGAGGAGCTCTTCCATCTGCTCAACTTCCTCACACCTGAGAGATTcaa taaTCTGGAAGGTTTCCTGGAAGAATTTGCTGACATAGCTAAAGAGGACCAAATTAAGAAACTGCACGACATGTTGGGTCCACACATGCTCAGAAGACTCAAAGCTGATGTCTTCAAACACATGCCCTCTAAAACGGAACTCATAGTGCGAGTGGAGCTCAGCCCCATGCAGAA GAAGTACTACAAGTACATCTTGACACGCAACTTTGAAGCTCTGAACACTCGTGGAGGAGGAAACCAGGTGTCTCTGCTCAATGTGGTTATGGACCTAAAGAAGTGCTGTAACCACCCCTACCTCTTCCCAACAGCTGCTAAT GAAGCCCCTAAAATGCCCAATGGCATGTATGATGGCAGTGCCCTGACAAAGGCTTCTGGGAAACTGATGCTTCTGTTTAAGATGCTGAAAAAACTGAAGGAGGGTGGACATAGAGTGCTTATATTCTCACAG ATGACAAAGATGTTGGATTTGCTGGAAGACTTTCTGGAAAATGAGGGGTACAAGTATGAAAGGATAGATGGAGGAGTGACTGGAGGGATGAGGCAGGAGGCCATCGATAGATTCAACG CTCCTGGTGCGCCTCAGTTTGTTTTCCTCTTGTCCACCAGAGCAGGGGGTTTGGGCATCAATTTGGCAACCGCTGACACTGTCATCATTTACGACTCTGACTGGAACCCACACAATGATATCCAG GCATTTAGCAGGGCTCATCGTATTGGTCAGAATAAGAAGGTGATGATTTATCGGTTTGTCACTAAAGCATCCGTGGAGGAGAGAATTACACAG GTTGCAAAGAAGAAGATGATGTTGACTCACCTGGTGGTGCGGCCTGGTCTGGGCTCCAAGGCTGGATCCATGTCCAAACAAGAATTGGATGACATCTTGAAGTTTGGCACAGAACAGCTTTTCAAAGAGCTTGGAGAGG GTGACAATAAGGAGGAAGACAGCAGTGTGATCCACTATGATGATAAGGCGATTGATCGCTTGTTGGATCGAAACCAAGATGCAACAGATGACACAGAGCTGCAGAGTATGAATGAATACCTCAGCTCTTTTAAAGTGGCCCAGTATGTGGTCAAAGATGAGGACGAGGAG GAAGAGGATGTGGATAGAGAGATCATTAAGCAGGAAGAGAGTGTAGATCCTGATTACTGGGAGAAACTGTTGCGCCATCATTATGAGCAGCAGCAGGAAGATCTCGCTCGTCACCTGGGCAAAGGCAAACGGCCACGCAAGCCCGTCAACTACAACGACTGCTCACAGGAGGACAGAGGTAGTAGACGGG ACTGGCAGGATGATCAGTCTGATAACCAATCAGATTACTCGGTGGCTTCAGAGGAGGGTGATGAGGACTTTGACGAGCGGTCTGAAG ctaACTCCCGAAGACCAAGTCGCAAGGGCTTGAGGAATGATAAAGATAAACCACTGCCCCCTCTATTGGCCAGAGTGGGAGGAAACATTGAG GTTTTGGGCTTCAATGCTCGACAAAGGAAGGCTTTCCTGAATGCAGTGATGCGTTATGGGATGCCTCCCCAGGATGCCTTCACCACCCAGTGGCTTGTTAGAGACCTGCGAGGCAAATCAGAGAAGGAGTTCAA ggcATACGTGTCCCTCTTTATGCGTCACCTATGTGAGCCAGGCGCCGATGGGGCAGAAACATTTGCTGATGGTGTTCCACGGGAAGGACTGTCACGACAACATATTCTCACGCGCATAGGTGTAATGTCACTGATCCGCAAGAAG GTGCAGGAGTTTGAGCATGTCAATGGTCAGTGGTCAATGCCCTGGATGAAAGAACTGGAGGAAAGCAAAAGAGCGGCAGCCATCGCAGCAGGAGAAGATCCAAAAACTCCCTCTACTGGAACACCTGCAGATACCCAGCCCAACACACCAATACCAG AAGACCTTTCCAAGAGCGATGATGTAAAAGAGCTGGAGGAGAAGATGGAGCTGGATGGAGAGAAGGAGACAAAAGGCTCCAGACAGGAGGATGAG ATCATTGAGATTCCTGATGAAGGTGAGAAATCCCCCTGTCCGGCAAAGAAAGAGGAGACTagggacagggagagagagaccaCCACACCATCAGCAGAAAAGGATGGAGGAAGCATAGATGAAGAAAATGAAAAGGATCGGGACAAAGAGAAGTCCACTGAATTGAAGGAAAACACATCTTCAGATGTCAAAGCTGAAACTTTAGAAGCCACAAGCAGTGTAGACACATCCAAAACCAAAG AAGAATCTGAAGAGAAGACCGAAAAAATGGACACTAGCCCAGCAAGAGATGAGAAGAAAG AGCTGAAAGACGAGAAGGACGGAGTGAAGTCAGAGGTCTCCGCTAAGCTGCAAAATGGAGAGAACGTCAAAGAAACAAGCGGAGGAGGGGATGGAGTGAGTGAGGAAAAGAAGAAAGCAGTGAAGCAGAGGTTCATGTTTAACATCGCTGACGGGGGTTTCACAG agCTTCACTCTCTCTGGCAGAATGAAGAGAGAGCCGCCACGGTCACCAAGAAGACTTACGAGATCTGGCATCGTCGCCATGACTACTGGCTGCTGGCTGGTATCATACA CCACGGCTATGCTCGTTGGCAAGACGTACAGAATGACCCGAGGTTCGCCATCCTCAATGAGCCTTTTAAGGGAGAGATGAGCAGAGGAAACTTCCTTGAGATTAAAAACAAGTTTCTTGCTCGCAGGTTTAAG CTGTTGGAACAGGCACTGGTGATCGAGGAGCAGCTCAGACGTGCTGCGTATCTAAACATGACAGAGGACCCCTCTCACCCCTCCATGGCACTCAACACACGCTTCAGTGAGGTGGAGTGTCTGGCGGAGTCACACCAGCACCTCAGTAAAGAGTCCATGTCGGGAAACAAGCCTGCTAATGCAGTTCTACACAAAG TTCTTAAACAACTGGAGGAGCTGCTCAGCGACATGAAGGCAGATGTCACCAGGCTCCCGGCAACCATTGCTCGGATACCGCCCGTCGCTGTGCggctgcagatgtcagaaagaaGCATCCTTAGCCGGCTGGCCAGCCGAGGACCGGAGGTCACACAGACGCAGGGGCCACGCTGA